One Agelaius phoeniceus isolate bAgePho1 chromosome 6, bAgePho1.hap1, whole genome shotgun sequence DNA window includes the following coding sequences:
- the LOC143694363 gene encoding uncharacterized protein LOC143694363 codes for MFGRTYGHGHPSVRSAVPRERPLSSAGAAARLSLLSYLAAFPDTIRDHRRSVEIKQEFSPDEMSRQTRLKRRAATHILGMVCFQRHSKPKIYKVQKSKARSKGFCVCCGKLPVIKCRGSWLCSKFIAEEPGLGEPVMEKAPHTAASTLRSKRQLCSAPGQDLLLPSAESRTGGCCCMCGTSGNLQC; via the exons ATGTTTGGGCGCACCTATGGGCACGGACACCCTTCTGTCCGCTCAGCGGTACCGCGGGAGAGGCCCCTCAGCTCCGCGGGTGCAGCGGCCCGGCTCTCTCTGCTCTCTTACCTGGCAG catttcctgaTACCATCAGAGACCACAGGCGAAGTGTTGAAATAAAGCAAGAGTTTTCTCCTGATGAGATGTCCAGACAGACACGACTAAAGAGACGAGCAGCTACCCATATCCTAG GCATGGTCTGTTTTCAGAGACACAGCAAACCAAAAATATACAAAGTCCAGAAGTCAAAAGCCAGAAGCAAGGGATTCTGTGTCTGTTGTGGTAAATTGCCTGTGATCAAATGTCGTGGCTCATGGCTGTGTTCCAAATTTATTGCAGAAGAACCTGGTTTAGGAGAGCCAGTGATGGAGAAGGCACCTCATACTGCAGCATCTA CTCTGAGAAGCAAGAGGCAGCTTTGCTCTGCacctgggcaggacctgctcctcccctcagcagagagcaggacaggagggtGCTGCTGCATGTGTGGAACAAGTGGCAATCTGCAGTGCTGA